Proteins encoded together in one Felis catus isolate Fca126 chromosome B3, F.catus_Fca126_mat1.0, whole genome shotgun sequence window:
- the LOC123386297 gene encoding LOW QUALITY PROTEIN: disintegrin and metalloproteinase domain-containing protein 21-like (The sequence of the model RefSeq protein was modified relative to this genomic sequence to represent the inferred CDS: inserted 4 bases in 3 codons; substituted 1 base at 1 genomic stop codon) produces MSLSRGMRLAEGQVTLRAPLLLFALWALLAPVQGSQGRPSWRYISSEVVIPKKELHHGKGVQMPGWLSYSLHFGGKSHVIHMRHKKLFWSRHLLMMTQDDQGALQMDYPFIPPDCYYFGYLEEIPLSMVTMDTCYGGLEGIMKLDDLAYEIRPLSDSXTFEHVSQIVADTNATGPTYNLGYKGDRRPLFSQANISAAPRISSKLYSSHHGILKGLVLGSKTMYSVFNNVSKCARFLMRLVSLTDSMLQGIDVRHYISSMVIYNLEDPVVLNNFQVPGSPIHIYFQRHFVAFKPHTALLMNKDAPHELQFQPATYAVCGPKSIISLASLGRHFLLLSVLVAQKIAKSIGIFYDNKFCACQRRSTCIMNQYPIITDSFSNXIHMQHVVVNNFCECIFDSGLSYFNKSLTHDRCGNYVVEPGEQCXCGSFKQCYNNPCCTSDCILTPGSKXNTGRCCTNCTYSDAGTLCRPIQNICDLPEYFCGVSVECPDDFYMQDGTPCTEEGYCYHGNCTDRTMHCQEIFGRNAVKGENVCYTINQKGSRYGHCRRDPGVFKSKPCSPTDMQCGRLQCSNVTHLPQLQEHVGFHQSEISGFWCFGLDSHRSTGTTDIGHVRTSTPCAPGKFCQDTYCNGSVAQLNYDCIPEKCSHRGICNNNRNCHCHVGWDPPRCTERGTGGSTDSGRPPRRMRSVSQSRESVVYLRVIFARIYALIAAFLFGVAGNVRTINRQKVTEETVDQDNA; encoded by the exons ATGTCCCTGAGCAGGGGCatgaggctggcagagggccaGGTCACCCTGAGGGCACCCCTCTTGCTGTTTGCGCTCTGGGCATTGCTGGCTCCTGTCCAAGGTTCTCAAGGTCGTCCCTCATGGCGCTACATCTCTTCTGAGGTGGTAATTCCCAAGAAGGAGTTGCACCACGGCAAGGGCGTTCAGATGCCTGGATGGCTGTCCTACAGTCTGCATTTTGGGGGCAAGAGCCATGTTATCCACATGAGGCACAAGAAACTCTTTTGGTCAAGACATTTGCTGATGATGACTCAGGATGATCAGGGAGCCTTGCAGATGGACTACCCCTTCATCCCTCCAGACTGTTACTACTTCGGCTACCTGGAGGAGATTCCTCTTTCCATGGTCACCATGGACACGTGCTATGGGGGCCTTGAAGGTATCATGAAGTTGGATGACCTTGCCTATGAAATCAGACCCCTCAGCGATT CAACATTTGAACACGTTTCTCAGATAGTGGCAGACACCAATGCAACGGGACCTACTTATAACCTGGGATATAAGGGTGATAGGAGACCCCTGTTCTCTCAAGCAAATATCAGTGCAGCCCCCAGGATCTCTAGTAAGTTGTATTCATCCCATCATGGAATTTTGAAAGGACTTGTTCTCGGTTCCAAAACAATGTATAGTGTGTTCAACAACGTGTCAAAATGTGCCCGATTCCTCATGAGGCTTGTTAGTTTGACTGACTCAATGCTTCAAGGTATTGATGTAAGGCACTATATTTCCTCCATGGTCATTTATAATCTGGAAGATCCAGTTGTCTTGAACAATTTTCAGGTGCCAGGGAGTCCGATTCATATCTACTTTCAAAGACACTTTGTTGCTTTTAAACCACATACAGCTTTACTTATGAACAAAGATGCACCACATGAACTTCAGTTTCAGCCAGCCACATATGCGGTATGTGGACCAAAATCCATCATCTCGCTTGCTTCTCTAGGcagacattttttattgttgtctgTGTTAGTAGCCCAAAAAATTGCAAAATCTATTGGTATTTTTTATGACAATAAGTTTTGTGCATGCCAGAGGAGGTCTACCTGCATTATGAATCAATACCCTATTATAACAGATTCTTTCAGTAA CATTCATATGCAGCATgtagtggtgaataatttttgtgAGTGCATATTTGACTCAGGACTTTCCTATTTCAATAAAAGCCTGACTCACGATCGTTGTGGAAACTATGTAGTGGAGCCAGGTGAACAGT ACTGTGGCTCCTTCAAGCAGTGCTACAACAATCCCTGTTGTACGAGTGATTGTATTCTAACCCCTGGCAGCAAATGAAATACGGGCAGATGCTGTACAAACTGCACCTATTCCGATGCTGGGACACTCTGCAGGCCAATCCAAAATATATGTGATCTTCCAGAATACTTCTGTGGGGTGTCTGTGGAGTGCCCTGATGACTTCTATATGCAAGATGGAACCCCGTGCACTGAAGAGGGCTACTGCTATCATGGAAACTGCACTGACCGCACTATGCACTGCCAAGAAATCTTTGGCAGAAATGCTGTGAAGGGTGAAAATGTCTGCTATACCATAAATCAAAAAGGCAGCCGATATGGACACTGCAGAAGAGACCCAGGGGTATTCAAATCTAAACCCTGTTCCCCCACAGACATGCAGTGTGGAAGGCTGCAGTGTAGTAACGTCACCCATCTCCCTCAGCTGCAAGAGCATGTTGGATTTCATCAGTCTGAGATCTCAGGATTCTGGTGTTTTGGGCTGGATTCGCATCGTAGCACAGGAACAACCGATATTGGTCATGTGAGAACCAGTACCCCCTGTGCTCCTGGAAAGTTCTGTCAGGATACCTACTGCAATGGCAGTGTGGCTCAGCTGAACTATGACTGTATCCCAGAGAAATGCAGTCACAGAGGGATATGCAACAATAACAGGAACTGCCATTGCCACGTAGGCTGGGATCCTCCACGGTGCACTGAAAGAGGCACTGGTGGGAGCACAGACAGTGGACGCCCTCCGAGAAGAATGCGGTCAGTCAGCCAAAGTCGTGAATCCGTGGTATATCTCAGAGTGATCTTTGCTAGAATCTATGCCTTAATTGCTGCATTCCTCTTTGGTGTTGCCGGAAATGTCAGAACTATCAACAGACAGAAAGTTACGGAAGAGACTGTTGATCAAGACAATGCATAA